The proteins below come from a single Thunnus thynnus chromosome 10, fThuThy2.1, whole genome shotgun sequence genomic window:
- the mrpl32 gene encoding 39S ribosomal protein L32, mitochondrial — MMNLSALVHSLRCSLLHIESRLLQAAGLTLDRQLAPALAVNGPSLLPQLQPEVEEELEEQQSLEQPPGILDGILWMAVPKKRRTIEVNRTRRRADAKLLKVKNNIEPCPECGHLKQKHILCGFCYAKVCRETSLIRQQIKAMEGGPLRAPATETVVLYEGETPSQQDKDKRIVERSRKRPAWFSQ, encoded by the exons atgatgaatttatCGGCATTAGTGCACAGCCTCAGATGCTCTTTGCTCCACATTGAAAGCAGACTGCTGCAGGCGGCGGGACTAACATTAGACAGACAGCTGG CTCCAGCGCTGGCAGTGAACGGCCCCAGTCTGCTGCCTCAGCTTCAGCCTGAGGtcgaggaggagctggaggagcagcagagtctGGAGCAGCCTCCTGGCATCCTGGACGGCATCCTGTGGATGGCAGTACCTAAGAAGAGACGCACCATAGAGGTTAACCGAACCAGGAGGAGAGCTGACGCTAAACTCCTAAAAGTCAAG aATAACATTGAGCCGTGTCCAGAGTGTGGCCATCTGAAGCAGAAACACATCCTGTGTGGCTTCTGTTACGCTAAGGTGTGCAGGGAGACTTCTCTGATTCGCCAGCAGATTAAAGCAATGGAAGGCGGTCCACTGAGGGCGCCGGCTACAGAGACTGTCGTCCTGTATGAAGGCGAGACACCAAGCCAGCAGGACAAAGACAAGAGGATAGTGGAGAGATCCAGGAAGCGGCCTGCCTGGTTCAGCCAGTGA